In Passer domesticus isolate bPasDom1 chromosome 12, bPasDom1.hap1, whole genome shotgun sequence, the following proteins share a genomic window:
- the LOC135279239 gene encoding metallothionein-1 — translation MDSQDCPCATGGTCTCGDNCKCKNCKCTSCKKGCCSCCPAGCAKCAQGCVCKGPPSAKCSCCK, via the exons aTGGACTCCCAGGATTGCCCTTGTGCCACAG GTGGCACCTGCACCTGCGGGGACAACTGTAAATGCAAAAACTGCAAATGCACATCGTGCAAAAAAG gctgctgctcctgctgcccagctggaTGTGCCAAGTGTGCCCAGGGCTGCGTCTGCAAGGGGCCCCCCTCCGccaagtgcagctgctgcaaataG
- the LOC135279254 gene encoding metallothionein-2: MDPQDCTCAAGDSCSCAGSCKCKNCRCRSCRKSCCSCCPASCSNCAKGCVCKEPTSSKCSCCH; encoded by the exons ATGGACCCCCAGGACTGCACGTGTGCCGCCG GTGACTCCTGCTCCTGCGCCGGGTCCTGCAAGTGCAAGAACTGCCGCTGCCGGAGCTGCCGCAAGA gttgctgctcctgctgtcctGCGAGCTGCAGCAACTGCGCCAAGGGCTGCGTGTGCAAGGAGCCGACCAGCAgcaagtgcagctgctgccactga